The Diospyros lotus cultivar Yz01 chromosome 15, ASM1463336v1, whole genome shotgun sequence genome has a window encoding:
- the LOC127791574 gene encoding uncharacterized protein LOC127791574: MATRRQPSRAVGSNPVPEPSQQNPPRSPPGRARSPEGPPPPPDRIALLEGQVQRLTELLMGFLDGQHQQAQHSRAEERREPPREEESYRRDENPQRPGPERRLQQQIAAVGGGDGRPKAKDRRGSGTKDKSAPWPRDHGGHTTRTSPYPGH, encoded by the coding sequence ATGGCGACCAGAAGACAGCCGTCTAGGGCCGTGGGGAGCAACCCCGTTCCGGAACCGAGTCAGCAGAACCCTCCCCGAAGCCCGCCGGGGAGGGCTCGGAGTCCGGAGGGCCCTCCGCCTCCTCCTGATCGGATAGCACTTCTGGAGGGTCAAGTACAACGATTGACGGAGTTACTCATGGGTTTTCTAGATGGACAGCATCAGCAAGCCCAGCACTCTCGGGCGGAGGAAAGGCGCGAGCCCCCAAGAGAAGAGGAATCTTATCGACGAGACGAGAATCCGCAGAGGCCAGGGCCAGAGAGAAGATTGCAGCAGCAGATTGCGGCagttggaggaggagatggtCGCCCTAAAGCCAAGGACCGGAGAGGCTCAGGGACCAAGGATAAATCAGCCCCTTGGCCCAGAGATCATGGCGGCCATACCACCAGAACGTCTCCGTATCCCGGCCATTAA